Part of the Mangifera indica cultivar Alphonso chromosome 4, CATAS_Mindica_2.1, whole genome shotgun sequence genome, CCAGTAAGGAGTCCATCGTATGTCTCCGGAACAACCTGAATGCTGATATCAGCCGCCAAGGGGAAGTGAGGCCACCGTAGGGAAGCGGGGCCCTAGCCGGAGGAGAGGTCGGAGGTGGCGAAGCAGCGAAAGGAAGTGGGAGTCGAAGAGAAGGAGAACGAGGAAGTGGGGGTGATTGGgaacatcaaattcaaacacttgTTATTGGTAGAATAACAGAGTAGTCTTCTATCCGTCCGAGGTTTCGGAGTTTGAAGCTTGGACGTGGAATTTTATCATTTGGATTTGGAAAGTACCGACCTTTTTTGTCTCAAATAACATGTAGTTTTGTTAACAAACTTCGCTGATATTTCCAGGGGTCGGAGGGAATCAAATTGCAAAATCTGTAAAATTTTGGcgtaaaaattaaaactttaataaaataatgataagcAATGCGGTAAATGCATATCAGCCGTTTTTGTGGTGAGAATTTATACTCGGATCAAGTAATGGGATTCCATTCCATCTTGCCGGTAAAATTCCCTCTCATTAGATCAGGGGACACAGTCACtgtataaatgaataaaaatttcataaattataaaatataaattacaatattCGGTTGGTAGAACTTGGAACTCTAACTTGGAAGAGAAAGTATCTGCTGCTATCATCTGATCTTCTTGTGTTGTGGATCGTTTGAAGCCAGCAGATTTTCAGCTCCAGAACCAAACAAGTAAAATGGCACAAACCCCTTTTAGTTTTCAATAGCTATAGCATTATTGTGTTATCGGGATGAAAGTATTCATTGGAGTCACCCTAAGACAAGACAAGAATGAACAGTTTTAGCAAGCGAGCCTGCAAGCCTATGAAATTTAAGCAGAAAACTTAATCTACTTATTTAACTAAtcgaaagaagagaagaaggatTGTTCTTACTGAATAAATAATCcattctttttcattatatcATCAGGAATTTGTCCTTCGAGAGTATTGTTTTGAAGGAATCTGTTATTAAAGTCAGGTCACCAATCTAGCCAAGGCTAAAATTCGCATACCAAATAACGTTGAGAAACTTACACCTCACGAAGGTTCTCAAGTTGGCCTAGCCATTGTGGGATTACTCCTTGGAATTGATTGTCCTCCAAATGCCTTCATTGAATTACAAACAAAAAGCTTCACAGATTACTCTAAACttatgaagaaagaagaaaaatatatcattttttaaaaaacatacaaCGTTTCTAGCATCGTCAGTGATGACATATCTGGAATTGGACCAGAGATTCTGTTTCCTCCAAGCCAACTGCAATTGGATGTTCTCTCCAAAGTTAAAGAAAATGGCCATTAATGTCTGCCAGGAAGTTCACAAAGGTTAAGTCACTTACAGATTCTTTAGTGCTGTTAAATTGGCGACGCTTGGGGAAAGAGTCCCCGACAGCTCAATGCATGTAAgatttcttcaaaaaataagaaaaacaaaaagcccaaaattaaatcatataaaagcTTGTGGAAAGAATATAGTATTAAGAAATGAATATAAAGGAACTTTACATGTGGAGAACTCTAGCTGGGATATCAGTAGAACATGAAACTCCACCCCATGAGTTCTCGGGAGGCAAGCATGGATCTCCCCTCCAATCAGAAGGTGTATTGATAAACGCTCTGGCCAAATCTTCCATCGCCGCGACTATGTATTACAGAACAAATAAATGAGTTCAGAATGTCTTTCTGATAAAAGCTTCAGTATGGTTAAAAGTTGGCAATGACGTGACCAGAAACTGCATACCATCTGCAGGAAGAGTAATTCCTCCAAGAGGCAGAACCTGCAGGATTTCACCAGCACTGATTATAGGTCCAACATCACCTTCAGGAATCAAGGTGATATTAGTCTGACCAGACAATGGCTGTTCGCTTCCATAAACAGTCACACCTTTGGTGGTGACATTAAGACCCTTGTAGAAAGCCTCCCCATTTACAACAACATCAAACACTCTCCAGCTATCAGGGCCTGGACTCCGGTCGTCCTGGAAATAGAGTGCAATGTAGTATGTGCTACTGGGAAGTAACACTGGTGGCCACATGATTTGAAGTGACTTATGTGGCAGGGCTGTAATCGATGATGTAAATGCTTTCACTGGTGGCATGTTCCAAAAATCTTCTGAGCTCACATTGTAGTGGCTATTGACAATGTAATTGTTGTCCCCAAATGGTAGCCACAGCCGGTCGAATTTATCATCTGGAAAGCTAGGTTCAAATGTTTCCATAATCAGGAATTTGGATAAGAAATACAATTTACATCAATTACAGGAAACTGAAAGTAAGTTGAACAGAGATAAACAAGAAGTTTCCTTACCCAATCATGTCTCCAGTTTTTTCTCCAAATTTACTCCTTTCAACAGTACTAAGTGCATACTTGGAGAAATCAGTGGCATTATACACGGATGGATCAAGGGGTTGCACTTCAATGGCAGAAATAAACGGATGCGAAGCAGTGTTTTCATTCCTGGCTAGGCAAACACCAAGGTTTTGCCCTGTAGCTGCCACAAAAATCTCATAGTAGGAGCTTAGTCCCTTGGCATAATCCTCAGTGGTATTAACAATGCTCCATCTAGTCCCATCGATAATCTGATCAAATACAGGTGGCGTCACTCCTCCATCAAACTCTCCATAATAGTATATAGTTTTTACTAAATATTTCTCCCCAATAATCACAGGAAAAGTATAGCAATATTTCCTCGCTAACTGGTCCGGAAAGAATCGCAATGTGGTTAATACTGACAGTACATCTGGTGTTTTTACAGCCGTTGCATTACCAACAGAGACGAATTCTGTATCTGGGACAAATTTCTGTACCCCTAACATACGGTCTTCTGCGTCGCCGCAGCTTAAGGTGAAGCCTGCATTTTGGTTGCAATGCATATAAGAGATAGATTATGGTGTAAACTAAATCAAAGAACCATTCAATTCTATGAGGAAGCTTAAAATGTTCGAAAGAAGTGCATTGCGAATGATAAGCAAGTGTGTGATTTTACCTTGAGGTGGGTTAATTTGCTGAGAATGAACACAGAAAGGGACGGTGACAAGCCATATAAAGAAGATGGCAAAAGACATTTTTGAAGAGAAACAAAACCTTCCCAAAAGGGAAGGAATATGTAAAGTTTTCTGTGAGTGTGTATGTTTTCTatattgctttcttttcaaagaGGGAAGACAAAGATGGATATTGCCTGGTTTAGAGTTTGCAATTTGACACGTCCAAGGCAGAGCTTGAAGATAGAAAGCATAGGAGAATTCATAGAAACAGGCTTGACCAGGTCAGAAGAATTGGTTTTCAATGAAACTAATGTTCTAAAAATGCCAAAAGACTTTTCAAACCCAAGGTTTAAtctattatcaaaatgatgccgaataaatttcaaaaatttaaatgtcTATCTATCATCCAACTTctgtcaaaattttcttttaattaaagggtaaaaagatcatttaactaataattaaaaaaataaaaaattttttttttcactttaattttaaaaattgataatttccattcaaactttgttttaaaaactcatttttttccctcattttagaattttattattttaccaataacAATTGCTCCCTCTCACATAATACATTCTCTCTTTTCGATAATTGTTCTTCCCACAATTCACTTTTGTGAGTTGTCAATCATTTTGTTAACATCATCTCCCTCCCTAATGGTACTTTCAGGGTATAAACATGTTTTTTCCGATTGGAATTGAGCTAAGGAGATTAATTGTGAAGAGCACCATCAAATGATCAATGCGTGCGAAAGAGATGCTAGAAATGTGTAGGAGAGAGGTTGGAAATGCGAACAACAAAGAGAGATGTAGTTGTCTACGAAGAGAGGACAAAAACATGCATGAACTTAAAGGAAATCATAGAGCAAAATGAGCGAGGAAGAGAGGCTTAAAGACAATGAAAGAGGGGGGAATTCACATCATAATTTGTGTCAAAAAGGAGCTCAAGCATCAGAGAAAAAGCAAGGTTGACATTTGGTTAGTCTCGAATATAAAAGGTGGTTAAAGAAGGAGTTTGATCGTCGAAAAAAAACGTGTAGAGTGTTAGAGGcgaaacaaaattttcaaaaaatttgagagataactgcaaaaacaaaaaattgaaagagataaaacattaaaactaaaaaaaaaaaaatcacttttcaaaactaaaaaatataagattataaaaaaaattatcagtttttaaaactaaaatggaaaaaaaaagaaaattttattttatttattattatcaattaaataatatttttacttttgtaactaataaaaaaaggaTGACatgtgaatatttaaatttttgaaaattaacaaatatcatTACCCTTGGGTGAGACTAAGGCTAAAAAGGAacccaaaattaaaagaaaatattactttttgttttcttaatattgtatctatttttttaaattgactgAAACGGTGCGTTGTTTGGATATGGGTCAACGACTTGGCTCTCATTTTGCAACCCAATTGAAGCGGGTTTTTTATTGCCCTAATTTTTTTCGCAGAGCAGGAGCCACTTTTAACTTCCTGTGGCAGCTAACCATGAAGGTGTTCAACATCAGTAATGGAAATACCCTCTCTGTTGCACTCTTCACTGAAGTCACCAACTCCAAgtactctctctttctctaacTTAATTTTGTTGGAAATAAAGAAAGGAATTTGATCGTTTTAGGTTCTTTTTTCAAGAAGAAAAGAGTACCCACTAGTTCATTTCGTTCTTTTATGTCTGTTCTAGGCTTCTAGTAATGGATCATACGTGTTTAAGCTTATAGTAAAACAAGTTTGTACTTTGACAATGTATATGTATAAGGATTCTCTCTTTGTTTTGATATTCTTATTATTGtggttttaattatttactttgtTATAACGCTATGGTTCTTGTGGGATTTTCTGAAGGTTCATTGGCACTCAATTAGGGGCCTTTGTAATTATCATACCACCCATTTGTTATATTTTGAGATTTGGATGCTGTTTGGCCTGCAGCGAGTTCTGCTGTTGCATTAATAAtgaacattaaaagaaaaattcaagttGAACTTATGTGTggattgaaagttttaatataataattgtcaTCATGCAGGGAACTCTTAGATTCTATGCAAGCTGGGACACTGGAACCAGAAGTTGCATTTCTCAATGCATTGCTTGTACGTTTCCTTATAAGAAATGGACATTATCTTTTATCCCCATTCAACTTTTTGTATTATGCTTTGTTGGTCTTtct contains:
- the LOC123213882 gene encoding probable LRR receptor-like serine/threonine-protein kinase At5g59680, with the translated sequence MSFAIFFIWLVTVPFCVHSQQINPPQGFTLSCGDAEDRMLGVQKFVPDTEFVSVGNATAVKTPDVLSVLTTLRFFPDQLARKYCYTFPVIIGEKYLVKTIYYYGEFDGGVTPPVFDQIIDGTRWSIVNTTEDYAKGLSSYYEIFVAATGQNLGVCLARNENTASHPFISAIEVQPLDPSVYNATDFSKYALSTVERSKFGEKTGDMIGFPDDKFDRLWLPFGDNNYIVNSHYNVSSEDFWNMPPVKAFTSSITALPHKSLQIMWPPVLLPSSTYYIALYFQDDRSPGPDSWRVFDVVVNGEAFYKGLNVTTKGVTVYGSEQPLSGQTNITLIPEGDVGPIISAGEILQVLPLGGITLPADVAAMEDLARAFINTPSDWRGDPCLPPENSWGGVSCSTDIPARVLHINLTCIELSGTLSPSVANLTALKNLWLGGNRISGPIPDMSSLTMLETLHLEDNQFQGVIPQWLGQLENLREVFLQNNTLEGQIPDDIMKKNGLFIQVTPMNTFIPITQ